The genomic DNA ATGAAATTCACCGGACTCAGCGACCACATACCCCTGAACTCGATGCGCGCATTGCTTCGTACGGATTGGCAGCCAGGATGCAAATGTCTGCCAGTGAAGCACTCGATTTGAATCGTGAAACTGCGCAAACATTGTCGATGTACGGAGTCGGAGAGAAAGCAACGGATTCCTACGCGCGGCGTTGCTTACTCGCGAGAAGGTTGGTCGAACGGGGGGTCCGCTTCGTACAGATTTTCCTTGAAGAACAACCTTGGGACAGCCATGTCGACCTCGCTTCCAATCATCGAGGAGCTTGTGAACGGACCGACAAACCAGTGGCAGCGTTGCTTCGTGATCTGAAGCAGCGAGGACTGCTTGATTCAACTCTTGTGATCTGGGGAGGAGAATTTGGACGAACTCCGACATCGCAAAAAGCAGGAGATGTCTTTACTGGCCGGGATCACAACATGCAGGCCTTTACTTCATGGATGGCAGGCGGAGGCGTGAAGCCGGGAATGCGTTACGGAACCACCGATGAATTCGGGCATAGCGTTGTCGAAGGTCCAGTTAGTGTTCACGATTTTCACGCAACGATCCTGCACCTGCTCGGCCTGCACCATCAGGAACTCTTCTACATGCGTAGTGGTTTAGAAGAACGCCTCACAGGGTTCGAGCCACCACGTGTCGTCGAGGAGATCATTGCGTGAACAAATTCGAAATCAGTCGACGAGAACTCATCTCCAGCACCGCGACAATTGGAGCAGCTTCGATATTATTTCCAACGCTGAAACTCTCTGCCGGGGATACAAGAGAATTGAAAATTGTTGACACCAACGCCAGTCTTTTCCAATGGCCGTTTCGGAGATTGCCGCTCGATGAGACAGAGACTCTCATCAACAAATATCGTGCATTGGGTGTCTCGGAAATCTGGGCTGGAAGCTATGAAGCTTTGCTACATCGCGACCTTGTCGGAGTCAACGAGCGGCTCGCTGAGAAGTGCCACGAGACTCCCGAGTTGATAGCCATCGGCGAAATCAATCCCGCACTTCCCGGTTGGGAACGTGATTTCGAATTATGCGTCCAGAAGCATAACATGCCTGGATTGCGTGTTCATCCGAACTACCATGGGTACAAACTGGACGACCCGAGTTTCATCAATCTGTTGAAGTTGGCAACCGAAGCTGAAAGGTTCGTTCAAATCGCAGTCGCGATGGAAGATGCAAGAACTCAGCATCCACTGGTTGCAGTCCCCGATGTCGATCTCGCTCCGCTGCCGGGAGTCTTACTAGATTTTCCCGATGCCAAAATTCAGATTCTCAACTGGAAACCTCGCGGAGCGATCACTTCGCAACTTCTTCAGCATCGGGGAATTTTTCTTGACGTCGCGCGCGTTGATTCTACCGATGGCATCGCCAAGCTGATTCGCGAAGCTCCTGAAAACCGTATCCTCTTCGGAACGCATGCTCCGTTTCTGATTCCCGAAGCAGCCATGATCCGTGTTGCAGAATCAAAATTGAATGAGAAAGAACTTCGTTCGCTGCTATCGGGAGCCGCACAAAGTTTGAACCGAAAAGTGCTCTGAAACTTCGCAAGATATTCAACGCTGAAACACAATCATGACCGACGTCACGAATTCGCTCCTCAGGCACACAAAGCTTCTTGATCCGGAGCAGCTGAAGAAATACCGCATCTGGGATTCGTATTTCACTCCGTCTCATTCGCATCCCGGTGCAGATGGGCGAAGCCAATTGATTGCAGATATCGAGAGAACGCTGCCGACTATTGAACTCGCGCACATTGAAAAGCTTTGCTACTTCGCGCATGTTGGAGTTGGAACAACGGCCGATAAAGATCTGGAAGCATTACTTCGTTCGAATCCCGATGCCGTACTTGAACCGCTTCAAAAATGGCCGGACTTGCTCCTCGGAATGATTCAACTCAACCCGAATAATGTCCCGGCTTCACTCGATGCCATCAATCGCTGGCTGGCTGATGGTCCGATGCTGGGTGTTTACTTCCCCGGAGGTGGACCGGCATCGCTGGCTTGTTCACACCCCAATTTCGACAAACTGATTCCGCGAATTCACGAGCTGAATGGGGTGATCATGCAGCACACCTGGTATGTCACCGGTGGAAAACCGGGGCCGGGAATTTCGACACCTGCTGAACTCGCAACGCTCGCGACGAGATACCCAGAGCAAAAATTTCTTTGCGCCCACGCTGGTGGTGAATGGGAGAAAGGAATTCGAGCGATACAGGCTTCACCGAACGTACTCATTGAAACATCCGGATTCGATGCGACAGCCGGTTTCATCGAAATGGCAGAGCGAGACTTGGGCCCCAAGCGGGTCATCTTTGGCAGCCATCTCCCCTCACGGTCACTCGGCACGGAACTTAGCAAAGTCATCGCTGCCAATATCCCGGAGCGAAGCAAACGATTGATGCTCGGAGAAAATTATCGCCGCCTGGTTTCTCGAATTTCACAATAACGACGTGGGCAATCATGATCTTGGCGAAGTAGTACGGGACCATTGTCCCGTCTGTTTTGCCCGGGACAATGGTCCCGGGCTACTTACTGTGTGAATCCCATCTAATGAGTTATGGTCTCACCGGGTGTCTAAATGAGTTACTGAAGACCTGAACGAAAATGCTCTAAGACTGATGACTTTTCAGCATCGCGGCGATTCCCATTCCACCTCCAATGCAAAGCGAGCCGATTGCACAGGTCGAGTTTCCGTTGGAAATCTTCCAAGCCAAATGAGACAGCAATCGTGCTCCGCTGACAGCTAATGGGTGACCAATGGCAATGGCTCCTCCTTCGCTGTTGAAGTCGATCTGGTGTCCGGTCGATATGGAAACTTTTCGGTTAGTTCGGTCAGTTGCATCCAGATCGATCTTCAGTTCAAGTTGATGCAGGCATGCCAGCGTTTGAGCTGCAAACGCTTCGTTGATTTCGAGAGTGTCGATGTCATTCCAGTTGCTTTTGGTGCGTTGTTGCAACTTGGAAATGGCATGGACCGGACCGAGCCCCATGCGCTCTGGTTCACAGCCAACGACGACGCCATCGACCCATTCGGCGAGGACTGGCCAGTTCTGCTCAAACGCAAATTCACGTTCAGCGAGCAGCAACATCGCAGCTCCGTCATTGATGCCGGATGCGTTGCCCGCTGTGATTGTTCCATCTTTTCTGAAGACGGTTCTCAACCCGCTTAACTGTTCCCTCGTGACCTCCGGACGCGGATGCTGATCGGCGATGAGTTCCCCCATCGGGATCACTTCGTCTGAGTACTTTGCTTCGTCCGCTGCAACTCCGAAAAGATGTTGGCTTCGCTGTGCAAACGCATCTTGTTGCTCACGAGAGAGATGAAACTCCGTCGCCAACTCTTCCGCCTGCATTCCCATGTGATGATCAGAAAAACTATCGACGAGCCCATCGCGCTGCATGGAATCGATGATGTTCTCGAAATCAGGCTCCTGCTTCTTTCCCGGTCTTTTGACGATCAGCGACGATTGAGACATCGACTCCGTCCCCCCCGCAAGAATCACATTGGCGTCACCAGCTCGGATTGCTTGTACTGCCTGCAAAGCAGTTTGCATTCCCGATCCGCACATCATGTTGACGGTCTGCGCAGGAGTGCTGATCGGCAAGCCAAGCTGAACCCCGACTTGACGGGCGATGTTCATCCCATGTCCGGCAGAGAGAACATTCCCCAGGATAATCTGGTCGACCAGTTGGTGGTTGATGCCCGTCAAGGCTGCCTGCCCCGCAGCGACCGCCAAATCAACCGGCGATTGGTCCGCAAGTGCGCCGAGAAATTTCCCAAATGGTGTTCGCTTGGCACTGACAATCACAACTCGTTTCATGGTCTTACTCATTACTGATTTTCATCACGCCGACAGATCGGATGATTGGTTCAAATTCCATTTGATCAACGACATCTTTTTGGATATCAATTCCTGGAGCGACTTCGACGAGCTCAATCCCTTCCGACCTCATTCGAAAAACAGCTCGTTCGGTCACGAAGAGGATATCGCGTTTGGCTTCGCGTGCTACTGGACCGCTGAAGGAGACTTGCTGGACTTGCTTGACGAATTTGGCGATGCGGCCCTCGTTGAGAATTCGAAGTTGAGAATCTTTGAATTCCACTTCCAGCCCGCCTGTTGTCAACGTTCCGCAAAAGACGAGTCGTCGTGCATTTTGCGAGATGTTCACAAATCCTCCGACGCCGGCGAATCGTGTACCGAAGCGGGAGACGTTCACGTTTCCGTTTTGATCCACCTGAGCTGCCCCCAAGGCTGCGAAATCGAGACCGCCTCCATCGTAGAAATCAAACTGTGCGGGCTGATCGATGATCGCTTCCGGATGCCGAGAAGCTCCGAAACTGAGACCCCCAGCGGGAGCCCCACCGAAGGGCCCACTCTCGACAGTTAAAGTCACGGAAGAAAGAATTCCACGTTCACTTGCCACCTCTGCAATGCCTTCGGGCAGACCGATTCCAAGGTTCGCAATCGCCCCCGGTTGGAGTTCATCGCAAGCACGCATCGCGATGATCCTGCGGGCATCCACCGCAAGAGAGTCCTTTTCCAAGGATTGACCGCCAGCGGGAGTCCGAGCGTGAAAGGGGTTACAGAAGTCGGCATTGAAGGGCTCTGCGAATGTTTGCCAATGTTCATCTTCCTCAGCCAGGACGATTGATGTGACAAGTCGTCCGGGGACTGCAACTCGCTGAGGAGCTGCTGGCTTTTCTAATAATTTTTTCACTTGGGCGATGACGATTCCCCCATGGTTGTGGGCAGCTTGAGCGATGGGAAGCACATCACCGATCACAGCTTCGTCATCCATGACCAAGTTTCCATAAGGGTCGGCAGCTGTCGCGCGGATCATGCCTACGTGAATCGGGAAGCTGTGATAAAACATCCACTCCTGACCTCGCAGCGTGACGCGTTCAACCAGATCCTCGGTCGTTTGGTCATTCAGTTTTCCACCGCAGTTTTGCGGATCAATAAACGTCCCCAGTCCGACACGAGAAATCGATCCAGGTCGTCCGGCAGCGATGTCCCGATAAAGATGGCAAATCACCCCCTGTGGAAAGTTATATGCT from Thalassoglobus polymorphus includes the following:
- a CDS encoding amidohydrolase family protein, coding for MTDVTNSLLRHTKLLDPEQLKKYRIWDSYFTPSHSHPGADGRSQLIADIERTLPTIELAHIEKLCYFAHVGVGTTADKDLEALLRSNPDAVLEPLQKWPDLLLGMIQLNPNNVPASLDAINRWLADGPMLGVYFPGGGPASLACSHPNFDKLIPRIHELNGVIMQHTWYVTGGKPGPGISTPAELATLATRYPEQKFLCAHAGGEWEKGIRAIQASPNVLIETSGFDATAGFIEMAERDLGPKRVIFGSHLPSRSLGTELSKVIAANIPERSKRLMLGENYRRLVSRISQ
- a CDS encoding amidohydrolase family protein, with protein sequence MNKFEISRRELISSTATIGAASILFPTLKLSAGDTRELKIVDTNASLFQWPFRRLPLDETETLINKYRALGVSEIWAGSYEALLHRDLVGVNERLAEKCHETPELIAIGEINPALPGWERDFELCVQKHNMPGLRVHPNYHGYKLDDPSFINLLKLATEAERFVQIAVAMEDARTQHPLVAVPDVDLAPLPGVLLDFPDAKIQILNWKPRGAITSQLLQHRGIFLDVARVDSTDGIAKLIREAPENRILFGTHAPFLIPEAAMIRVAESKLNEKELRSLLSGAAQSLNRKVL
- a CDS encoding thiolase family protein, translated to MSKTMKRVVIVSAKRTPFGKFLGALADQSPVDLAVAAGQAALTGINHQLVDQIILGNVLSAGHGMNIARQVGVQLGLPISTPAQTVNMMCGSGMQTALQAVQAIRAGDANVILAGGTESMSQSSLIVKRPGKKQEPDFENIIDSMQRDGLVDSFSDHHMGMQAEELATEFHLSREQQDAFAQRSQHLFGVAADEAKYSDEVIPMGELIADQHPRPEVTREQLSGLRTVFRKDGTITAGNASGINDGAAMLLLAEREFAFEQNWPVLAEWVDGVVVGCEPERMGLGPVHAISKLQQRTKSNWNDIDTLEINEAFAAQTLACLHQLELKIDLDATDRTNRKVSISTGHQIDFNSEGGAIAIGHPLAVSGARLLSHLAWKISNGNSTCAIGSLCIGGGMGIAAMLKSHQS
- a CDS encoding acyl CoA:acetate/3-ketoacid CoA transferase codes for the protein MTSSKTELTSLNAKLCSAQEAVDQIQNGTTIACGGFVGAGHPESLTVALEQKFLKHRKPLGLTLVYAAGQGDGKTRGLNHLAHPGLLKRVIGGHWGLCPRLGEMALAGEIEAYNFPQGVICHLYRDIAAGRPGSISRVGLGTFIDPQNCGGKLNDQTTEDLVERVTLRGQEWMFYHSFPIHVGMIRATAADPYGNLVMDDEAVIGDVLPIAQAAHNHGGIVIAQVKKLLEKPAAPQRVAVPGRLVTSIVLAEEDEHWQTFAEPFNADFCNPFHARTPAGGQSLEKDSLAVDARRIIAMRACDELQPGAIANLGIGLPEGIAEVASERGILSSVTLTVESGPFGGAPAGGLSFGASRHPEAIIDQPAQFDFYDGGGLDFAALGAAQVDQNGNVNVSRFGTRFAGVGGFVNISQNARRLVFCGTLTTGGLEVEFKDSQLRILNEGRIAKFVKQVQQVSFSGPVAREAKRDILFVTERAVFRMRSEGIELVEVAPGIDIQKDVVDQMEFEPIIRSVGVMKISNE